The following proteins come from a genomic window of Gemmatimonadaceae bacterium:
- a CDS encoding deoxyribonuclease IV gives MARASKKPQAPLGAHISIAGGTHEAPPRASTIGATAMQIFTKMANRWAERACEDDECNAFRTALADTGVREMSAHDSYLINLASPNPVLRARSLDSFLSELRRCEALGLQYLVSHPGNYMDDRASGLARNAEAVGIALETVPGRTMVLMETTAGSGTAIGASFEEMAELVELIPATVRGRAGVCVDTAHIFAAGYDIVTDYDGVLERFDDVIGLRRLRMMHLNDSKAPLGSRRDRHELIAEGAIGESAFRRIMNDDRLAEIAKVIETPKLEPDVTDRTMLERLRGYIE, from the coding sequence GTGGCTCGCGCTAGCAAGAAGCCGCAGGCGCCGCTCGGCGCGCACATCTCGATCGCAGGCGGGACGCACGAAGCCCCCCCGCGCGCGAGCACGATCGGCGCGACAGCAATGCAGATATTCACCAAGATGGCGAACCGCTGGGCTGAGCGCGCCTGCGAGGACGACGAGTGCAACGCATTCCGCACAGCGCTCGCCGATACCGGCGTACGCGAGATGTCGGCGCACGACAGCTATCTGATCAATCTCGCATCACCCAATCCGGTGCTTCGGGCGCGCTCGCTTGACTCGTTTCTGTCGGAGCTTCGTCGCTGCGAAGCGCTTGGACTGCAGTATCTCGTGTCGCACCCCGGCAACTACATGGACGACCGCGCCAGTGGACTTGCACGGAATGCCGAGGCGGTGGGCATCGCGCTCGAAACGGTGCCCGGCCGGACGATGGTGCTGATGGAGACGACGGCGGGCAGCGGGACCGCGATCGGCGCGAGCTTTGAGGAGATGGCGGAGCTGGTCGAGCTGATTCCAGCGACAGTGCGCGGACGCGCAGGCGTATGCGTGGACACGGCCCATATCTTCGCGGCGGGTTACGACATCGTGACCGATTACGACGGAGTGCTGGAACGTTTCGACGACGTAATCGGCCTCCGCCGGCTCCGCATGATGCACCTCAACGATTCCAAGGCGCCGCTCGGATCGCGCCGTGACCGGCACGAGCTCATTGCCGAAGGGGCGATCGGCGAGAGTGCATTCCGCCGCATCATGAACGACGATCGGCTTGCCGAAATCGCGAAGGTAATCGAGACGCCGAAGCTCGAGCCCGACGTAACCGACCGCACGATGCTCGAGCGGCTGCGCGGTTACATCGAGTAG
- a CDS encoding alkaline phosphatase family protein: MLIPAALFAVSACASNPAPSTLPAGPAPPPLIVLVVVDQLRADLLDRYGDLFTGGFKRLRDGGHSYVNAAHDHAATETAVGHATLSTGVHPNRHGVIANQWYQMSDGKWVLVSSVGDTGVTITGSPGRPGVSPHYLMRTGLADWLISSDRRSRVASVSGKDRGAIHSAAHTHGFVYWFDSQIGRFVTSTYYRRNDPLWISSFNGVELQRHRADTVWDLRVPATALSRADRDTVPSEGDGTHTFFPHRFAAEHGPIPFWSWWEATPNLDAATFELAERIVTSLELGRDGVPDFLNVSVSATDRVGHGYSPLSREQLDNLLRLDRELGDFFDFLDRKVGKDRWTVMLSADHGVLDSPEDLQARGEYGHRLTPSEFATLDSLRAEADRTPDKRAAAIKLVESLRKLPLVADAWTQEELLNGQAADSFAVLQKRSLYPGREDGTFSRQGVEFRFIPGILGGPRGSSHGQTYWYDRHVPMIFMGPGIPAGRDSSRAATVDFAPTAATMLGIPFPKDLDGKVLSAVVAR, encoded by the coding sequence ATGTTGATCCCGGCCGCGCTTTTCGCTGTTTCCGCGTGCGCCTCGAACCCCGCGCCGTCCACACTGCCCGCCGGACCGGCTCCGCCGCCGCTCATCGTGCTTGTCGTCGTGGACCAGCTGCGCGCTGACCTGCTCGACCGCTACGGTGATCTCTTCACCGGCGGATTCAAGCGGCTCCGGGACGGGGGCCATTCATACGTCAACGCGGCTCACGATCACGCCGCGACGGAGACGGCTGTCGGCCATGCAACGCTTTCGACCGGCGTGCATCCCAATCGCCATGGGGTGATCGCGAATCAGTGGTACCAGATGTCGGATGGCAAATGGGTGCTCGTGTCGAGTGTAGGAGATACGGGTGTGACCATCACCGGCAGCCCCGGGCGTCCCGGTGTCTCGCCGCACTATCTCATGCGCACCGGTCTCGCGGACTGGTTGATATCCTCCGATCGCCGCTCGAGAGTGGCCTCGGTGTCCGGCAAGGACCGCGGTGCGATTCACTCCGCTGCCCACACGCACGGATTCGTGTACTGGTTCGACAGCCAGATCGGCCGGTTCGTGACCTCCACATACTATCGGCGGAACGATCCTCTGTGGATCAGCAGCTTCAACGGTGTCGAGCTTCAGCGTCATAGAGCCGACACCGTATGGGACCTGCGTGTTCCGGCGACCGCATTGTCGCGCGCCGATCGTGATACCGTTCCGTCGGAGGGCGATGGCACACACACTTTTTTTCCGCATCGCTTCGCCGCGGAGCATGGGCCCATCCCGTTCTGGTCGTGGTGGGAGGCAACGCCCAACCTGGACGCCGCGACATTCGAGCTCGCCGAGAGGATCGTGACGTCACTCGAGCTGGGCCGTGACGGAGTTCCCGATTTTCTCAACGTCTCGGTGTCCGCCACCGATCGTGTCGGCCACGGCTACAGTCCGCTCAGCCGCGAACAGCTCGACAACCTGCTGAGACTCGACCGGGAACTGGGTGACTTCTTCGATTTCCTCGACCGGAAGGTCGGGAAGGATCGGTGGACGGTGATGCTCAGCGCGGATCACGGCGTGCTGGACAGTCCGGAGGATCTCCAGGCCCGCGGCGAGTACGGACACCGCCTTACGCCGAGCGAGTTTGCGACGCTCGATTCACTGAGGGCCGAGGCCGATCGCACACCCGACAAGCGCGCGGCGGCGATCAAGCTCGTCGAGTCGCTCAGGAAGCTCCCGCTCGTCGCCGATGCGTGGACGCAGGAAGAACTCCTCAACGGTCAGGCTGCCGACAGCTTCGCAGTGCTGCAGAAGCGCTCGCTCTATCCCGGCCGGGAGGATGGAACGTTCAGCCGCCAGGGCGTCGAATTCCGCTTCATCCCGGGAATTCTCGGGGGCCCTCGCGGGAGCAGTCACGGGCAGACCTATTGGTACGATCGCCACGTTCCGATGATCTTCATGGGTCCCGGCATTCCCGCCGGCCGCGATTCGTCGCGCGCCGCGACAGTGGATTTCGCGCCGACCGCCGCGACGATGCTGGGGATTCCCTTTCCGAAGGATCTGGATGGGAAGGTTCTCAGCGCCGTGGTGGCGCGGTAA
- a CDS encoding carbohydrate kinase family protein, which produces MDLRDNREPFVPTARDGRRRRVGVIGSFVWDVIHGRDPRDDAVEEWGGITYALGGFEAALPASWEIVPIVKVGYDLAPRARDFLHRLERVADDAAPIEVPYPNNRVTLHYQSAERRCERLSGGVPGWSWRGLKPLLAGLDALYINLISGFELDLETAQLIRAHFAGPIYCDMHSLLLARQPDGIRALQPLPDAPAWFRCFDIVQVNEDEMGMMAPDPLALAAMATAAGVKALNVTLGPRGVVYVAAPGFDRLSDLVRNDLTPATGAIRTELMPAMPARDLSGGDPTGCGDVWGATYFSRLLAGDDIRSAMRAASAAAARNVDHRGATGLAQYLRGELSVK; this is translated from the coding sequence TTGGACCTTCGAGACAACCGCGAGCCCTTCGTTCCCACCGCGCGAGATGGACGCCGGCGCAGGGTCGGAGTCATCGGCAGCTTCGTGTGGGACGTCATTCACGGCCGCGATCCCCGCGACGACGCCGTCGAGGAATGGGGGGGCATCACGTATGCTCTGGGCGGATTCGAAGCTGCACTCCCGGCTTCGTGGGAGATCGTGCCAATCGTCAAGGTCGGCTACGACCTCGCTCCCCGCGCTCGTGATTTCCTGCACCGGCTCGAGCGCGTGGCGGATGACGCGGCTCCAATCGAGGTGCCCTATCCCAACAATCGCGTCACTCTTCATTACCAGAGCGCGGAGCGCCGGTGCGAGCGACTGAGCGGCGGTGTGCCGGGGTGGAGCTGGCGGGGGCTGAAACCGCTGCTCGCCGGCCTGGATGCGCTCTACATCAATCTCATCAGTGGATTCGAGCTGGACCTGGAGACGGCGCAGCTCATCAGGGCCCATTTCGCCGGGCCGATCTACTGCGACATGCACTCGCTGCTCCTTGCGCGCCAGCCCGATGGCATCCGCGCGCTCCAGCCGCTGCCAGACGCACCGGCATGGTTCAGGTGCTTCGACATCGTGCAGGTCAACGAGGACGAGATGGGCATGATGGCCCCTGATCCGCTCGCTCTCGCGGCCATGGCGACCGCTGCCGGAGTCAAGGCGCTCAACGTCACGCTGGGACCAAGAGGAGTGGTGTACGTGGCGGCACCAGGCTTCGACCGGTTATCGGATCTTGTTCGCAACGATCTCACCCCCGCAACGGGAGCGATCCGCACCGAGCTCATGCCCGCCATGCCCGCCCGGGATCTCTCCGGAGGCGATCCTACGGGATGCGGAGACGTGTGGGGGGCAACATATTTCTCACGCCTGCTTGCTGGAGACGACATCCGGTCCGCAATGCGCGCGGCGTCCGCCGCTGCGGCACGAAACGTAGACCACCGCGGAGCCACCGGGCTCGCGCAATACCTGAGAGGGGAATTGAGCGTCAAGTGA
- a CDS encoding glycosyltransferase family 9 protein — MSSLVVQTSFLGDVVLTTPLIAELATRGPVDVLTTPEGSAILSNNPSIRNVMVFDRREADRGIFGFARTVGRIRHAGLYGSPEASEPIQNTTNGFYDAAYLAQGSFRGALLVLATGIRTRIGFNTSEARWLYTDRVEYRPDRHHAERLWWLSMSACADPPLPEQIAPRLFPSADDDRAADALLRANLVDRARPFIALAPGSAWGTKRWPFYPELAVRIASEFNVVVVGGKGDVATGDMIISRLPQGCGANAAGRLGILASAALIGRAAALVSNDSAPQHLASATNTPTVSVFGPTVPQFGFGPLARGSTVAGRDSLACRPCDRHGPQRCPLGHWRCMRELSSDYVFDLLTQTHS; from the coding sequence GTGAGCTCGCTCGTTGTGCAGACGAGCTTTCTCGGGGACGTAGTCCTCACCACACCGTTGATCGCCGAGCTGGCGACACGGGGGCCGGTAGACGTCCTCACCACTCCCGAAGGATCGGCGATTCTGTCCAACAATCCTTCGATCCGCAACGTCATGGTGTTCGACCGCCGTGAGGCCGATCGCGGCATCTTCGGTTTTGCGCGCACTGTTGGCCGCATCCGGCACGCGGGGCTCTACGGATCGCCGGAGGCGTCGGAGCCGATTCAAAACACGACGAACGGATTCTACGACGCCGCGTACCTGGCTCAGGGTTCGTTTCGCGGCGCGCTTCTCGTTCTGGCGACGGGGATCCGGACGCGGATCGGATTCAACACTTCAGAGGCACGCTGGCTGTACACGGACAGGGTGGAGTATCGCCCGGACCGGCATCACGCCGAGCGTCTGTGGTGGCTGTCCATGAGCGCGTGCGCCGATCCGCCGCTGCCGGAGCAGATCGCGCCCCGCCTCTTCCCTTCCGCCGACGATGACCGCGCCGCCGACGCGCTGCTGCGTGCGAATCTGGTCGATCGCGCGCGTCCGTTCATCGCCCTTGCGCCAGGCAGCGCGTGGGGGACGAAGCGGTGGCCGTTCTATCCGGAGCTCGCCGTCAGGATCGCCTCGGAGTTCAACGTGGTGGTCGTCGGCGGCAAAGGCGACGTCGCGACCGGCGACATGATCATATCCCGGCTGCCACAGGGATGCGGAGCGAATGCGGCCGGCCGGCTCGGCATCCTCGCATCCGCCGCGCTGATCGGCCGCGCGGCCGCGCTCGTCTCCAACGATTCCGCGCCGCAGCATCTCGCGTCGGCGACGAATACGCCGACGGTGAGCGTGTTCGGACCGACCGTGCCCCAGTTCGGATTCGGCCCGCTCGCGCGCGGCTCGACAGTTGCCGGCAGGGACAGTCTCGCGTGCAGGCCATGCGACAGGCATGGCCCGCAGCGGTGCCCGCTTGGACATTGGCGCTGCATGCGCGAACTTTCGTCGGACTACGTCTTCGATCTCCTCACGCAAACACACTCTTAA
- a CDS encoding peptidoglycan DD-metalloendopeptidase family protein has translation MSLRAVLVAVIAILSGGPLHAQDQSDARIHAQQEELARIRREREELQRRMRGLQSRVHDISEEVTNIDRQHDATVRVVRSLDQQLTTLNGEVEHTTANLVRAQDEVQVKRAILRKRLVEIYKRGPLYSFEVMLSARSFGDLVARYKYLHILAQRDRTVVRRVDQLRASIIGQRRQLVSLQSGVEQNRVEKAREAERLSALEQQRQKSLVRAQQDTKKTKARLAQLARSEARLNSVIEGFESARRRAAARPNAAPSAPSSIRTSDYGRLDWPVDGSIIYGFGRVVNPNNTTTRWNGIGIAASSGTEVRSVSAGEVVLADVMGTYGNTVIVEHGGGDYSVYGSLSRLSVSKGTRVTKGQTLGSVGATDPSLPPHLHFEIRHGGPAVDPLDWLRGSR, from the coding sequence TTGAGCCTGCGCGCCGTGCTCGTCGCCGTGATCGCGATTCTTTCAGGCGGACCGCTCCACGCGCAGGATCAGAGCGACGCCCGCATCCACGCACAGCAGGAGGAGCTCGCCCGCATCCGGCGCGAGCGCGAGGAGCTGCAGCGCCGAATGCGCGGACTTCAGAGCCGGGTGCACGACATCAGCGAGGAAGTCACGAACATTGACCGGCAGCACGATGCGACGGTGCGCGTCGTACGCTCGCTCGATCAGCAGCTCACCACGCTCAACGGCGAAGTCGAGCACACGACGGCCAATCTCGTTCGCGCGCAGGATGAAGTGCAGGTCAAGCGAGCCATCCTGCGCAAGCGGCTCGTCGAGATCTACAAGCGCGGCCCGCTCTATTCGTTCGAGGTGATGCTGTCGGCGAGGTCGTTCGGCGATCTCGTCGCGAGGTACAAGTATCTCCACATCCTCGCCCAGCGCGACCGCACGGTGGTGCGCCGCGTGGACCAGCTGCGCGCATCCATCATTGGCCAGCGGCGGCAGCTCGTGTCGCTGCAGAGCGGCGTGGAGCAGAACCGGGTGGAGAAGGCGCGCGAGGCGGAGCGGCTGTCGGCGCTCGAGCAGCAACGGCAGAAAAGTCTTGTGAGGGCGCAACAGGACACAAAGAAGACGAAGGCGCGTCTCGCCCAGCTCGCGCGCAGCGAAGCGAGACTGAACAGCGTGATCGAAGGATTCGAGAGCGCCCGCCGGCGCGCGGCGGCGCGTCCGAACGCCGCGCCGTCGGCGCCGAGCTCGATCCGTACGAGCGACTACGGCAGGCTCGACTGGCCGGTGGATGGCTCGATCATCTACGGGTTTGGCCGCGTCGTGAATCCGAACAACACGACCACGCGCTGGAACGGCATCGGCATCGCGGCTTCATCGGGCACCGAAGTGAGGTCGGTTTCGGCGGGGGAGGTCGTGCTCGCCGACGTGATGGGCACGTATGGCAACACAGTTATCGTCGAGCACGGCGGTGGCGATTATTCGGTTTACGGCTCGCTGAGCCGCTTGAGCGTGTCAAAGGGCACGCGCGTCACGAAGGGACAGACACTCGGCTCCGTCGGAGCGACCGATCCTTCGCTCCCCCCGCACCTGCACTTCGAGATCAGACACGGCGGACCTGCGGTGGATCCGCTCGACTGGCTCCGTGGCTCGCGCTAG
- a CDS encoding permease-like cell division protein FtsX, with amino-acid sequence MLSVREAWNASRRAPLLSALGVITIAFSIFAFGLFALVAVNIRHALRTVEERVEVRAFVSDGTPAEAISAAMADISSFPEVARVDYVSQEGALERARKDMGEFSDVFEEAMLPASLDIHLKAGLRDPGNVRAVAERVRSYEFVDDVRYGEEWVEKLYQLRGVAAGTGLGLGLAFAAVSIIIIGATTRVSVLARAREIAIMRLVGATDGFIRAPFLIDGFVKGIVGGLLALLLTWLAYRTIDTRFLELVFFDQRLIMIGILCGALIGVAGSATSVWSHLRHI; translated from the coding sequence GTGCTGTCTGTTCGCGAAGCGTGGAACGCGAGCCGGCGCGCGCCGCTGCTCAGCGCACTGGGTGTCATCACGATCGCTTTCTCGATTTTTGCGTTCGGCCTTTTCGCGCTCGTCGCCGTCAACATCAGGCATGCCCTCCGCACGGTGGAAGAGCGAGTGGAGGTGCGTGCGTTCGTTTCGGACGGCACGCCGGCCGAAGCCATCTCCGCCGCGATGGCGGACATCAGCTCGTTCCCCGAAGTCGCGAGGGTGGATTACGTCTCGCAGGAAGGCGCGCTGGAGCGCGCGCGCAAGGACATGGGAGAGTTCAGCGACGTCTTCGAGGAGGCGATGCTTCCGGCGTCGCTCGACATCCATCTGAAGGCGGGTCTCCGCGATCCGGGCAACGTGCGTGCAGTGGCCGAGCGGGTAAGGTCGTACGAGTTCGTGGACGACGTTCGCTACGGCGAGGAATGGGTCGAGAAGCTGTACCAGCTCCGCGGGGTCGCCGCGGGGACGGGTCTCGGGCTTGGGCTGGCGTTCGCCGCCGTGTCCATCATCATCATCGGCGCGACGACTCGCGTATCGGTGCTCGCCCGCGCGAGGGAGATCGCGATCATGCGCCTGGTGGGCGCGACCGACGGCTTCATCCGCGCGCCGTTTCTCATTGACGGCTTCGTCAAGGGAATCGTAGGCGGGCTGCTGGCGCTGCTTCTGACGTGGCTGGCATATCGCACGATCGACACCCGGTTCCTCGAGCTCGTGTTCTTCGACCAGCGTCTCATCATGATTGGGATTCTCTGCGGGGCGCTGATCGGCGTCGCGGGGAGCGCGACGTCGGTATGGAGCCACCTGCGCCACATCTAG
- a CDS encoding aminotransferase class I/II-fold pyridoxal phosphate-dependent enzyme has protein sequence MAASKKARTPGRSTIAIHGGEEHREPGSPVAAPLTQSVNYVQEFGPAGAEALIYTRYGNTPNQQAVQKRLAMLEGAEAALVLSSGMGATACALLALLRPGDHLLSSSWIYGGTRRLFTEEFVSMGIEVSFANPDERRVWRNTIRQNTRAVFVESPVNPTTRVLDLPQLAILAKTQGVALVVDSTLASPINSRPIEHGADVVIHSATKYLNGHHDILCGVVAGTSSYIEEVRRKMIVWGQAPDPFACWLLERGLKTLDVRVTRANENAMRVAEWCAARSEIRKVHYAGLPDHPDHALARKLLDGFGGLMSIELEGGAAAADKFIRKLRMIMHASSLGGVDTLVIEPRFSSHAHMTSQERAAVGIPDGFLRLSIGIENVEDIIADIAQALQ, from the coding sequence ATGGCGGCATCGAAGAAGGCGCGCACGCCCGGACGCTCGACCATCGCCATCCACGGCGGTGAGGAGCACCGCGAGCCGGGGTCACCGGTCGCGGCCCCGCTCACCCAGTCGGTCAATTACGTGCAGGAGTTCGGACCGGCCGGTGCGGAAGCGCTGATCTACACGCGATATGGCAACACGCCCAACCAGCAGGCGGTTCAGAAGCGGCTCGCGATGCTCGAGGGCGCCGAGGCGGCTCTGGTACTGTCGAGCGGCATGGGCGCCACGGCGTGCGCGCTTCTCGCTCTGCTGCGCCCGGGAGATCACCTCCTCTCGAGCTCGTGGATCTACGGTGGCACGAGGCGCCTGTTCACGGAAGAGTTCGTCTCGATGGGAATCGAGGTCAGCTTTGCGAACCCCGACGAGCGCCGCGTCTGGCGGAACACGATTCGCCAGAATACGCGCGCCGTTTTCGTCGAGTCGCCGGTGAACCCTACGACCCGGGTGCTCGACCTTCCGCAGCTCGCGATTCTCGCGAAAACTCAGGGCGTCGCCCTGGTGGTAGATTCGACCCTCGCGAGCCCGATCAACAGCCGGCCGATCGAGCACGGCGCGGATGTGGTGATTCATTCCGCGACGAAGTACCTGAACGGACACCACGACATTCTCTGCGGCGTCGTGGCGGGGACATCGTCGTACATCGAGGAAGTGCGCCGAAAGATGATCGTGTGGGGTCAGGCTCCGGATCCATTCGCCTGCTGGCTTCTCGAGCGCGGGCTCAAGACTCTCGATGTCAGGGTGACGCGCGCCAACGAGAACGCGATGCGCGTCGCTGAATGGTGCGCGGCGCGGTCCGAGATCAGGAAGGTTCATTATGCCGGCCTTCCCGACCACCCCGATCACGCGCTGGCCAGGAAGCTCCTCGACGGATTCGGCGGCCTGATGTCCATCGAGCTCGAGGGCGGCGCGGCGGCCGCGGACAAGTTCATCCGGAAGCTGCGCATGATCATGCACGCCTCGAGCCTCGGCGGAGTGGACACCCTCGTCATCGAGCCGCGGTTCAGCTCGCACGCGCACATGACGAGCCAGGAGCGGGCGGCCGTCGGGATCCCTGACGGATTCCTCCGCCTGAGCATCGGCATCGAGAACGTCGAAGACATCATCGCCGACATCGCCCAGGCGCTTCAGTAG
- a CDS encoding ATP-binding protein, with the protein MTTIIIVPPSLDDQSFEQIFDQLALIPPDEKVLVDARRTRWASPFGLTALLTVAQTRLERPALAIPENEDTASYWGRASFFRHAESLYDISGRVPRSRQASESSVLLEVTPVVHTQDVHTVVENIQQRARAILQEKLHLQSKVTMRFTMALSEICQNVIEHAGTGGWVAVQAYKWQQRLGGRSVVVIAVCDAGMGFRKSLESAHGSERDDRWGDRMALEETMMRGVSRFRDPGRGQGLAGVKRFIGNWQGKFSVRSGTARIAIVPEWDQDEVMREGLAPFPGAQVQITIPERMPDA; encoded by the coding sequence GTGACGACAATCATCATTGTGCCGCCATCACTCGACGACCAGTCCTTCGAGCAGATCTTCGATCAGCTTGCGCTGATCCCCCCGGACGAAAAAGTCCTTGTCGACGCGCGGCGAACCCGGTGGGCATCGCCGTTCGGGCTGACCGCGCTGCTCACGGTCGCACAGACGCGACTGGAGCGGCCCGCGCTGGCCATCCCCGAGAACGAGGACACCGCCTCGTACTGGGGGCGCGCGAGCTTCTTCAGGCACGCCGAAAGTCTTTACGACATCTCCGGCCGCGTCCCCCGCTCCCGACAGGCGTCGGAGTCGAGCGTATTGCTCGAAGTCACGCCGGTCGTCCATACACAGGACGTGCACACGGTCGTGGAGAACATCCAGCAGCGCGCCCGCGCCATCCTCCAGGAGAAGCTGCATCTCCAGTCGAAAGTCACGATGCGGTTCACCATGGCGCTGTCGGAGATATGCCAGAACGTCATCGAGCACGCGGGTACTGGCGGATGGGTCGCGGTTCAGGCATACAAGTGGCAGCAGCGTCTGGGAGGCAGGTCGGTGGTGGTGATAGCTGTCTGTGACGCGGGAATGGGATTTCGGAAGTCACTCGAGTCGGCGCACGGGTCAGAGCGCGACGACCGGTGGGGCGACCGGATGGCGCTCGAGGAGACCATGATGCGCGGCGTCTCGAGGTTCCGCGATCCGGGCCGCGGCCAGGGGCTCGCCGGCGTGAAGCGCTTCATCGGCAACTGGCAGGGCAAGTTCAGTGTTCGCAGCGGAACGGCCCGCATCGCCATCGTGCCCGAGTGGGACCAGGATGAGGTGATGAGGGAGGGGCTCGCTCCCTTCCCCGGCGCTCAGGTGCAGATCACGATCCCCGAAAGGATGCCCGACGCATGA
- a CDS encoding ROK family glucokinase — translation MTVREQFIVGIDLGGTNIAAGAMPTDGTREIAMRMVPTRAEEGATAVVDRIASLIEDVIAQTRAETGADRSDILGVGIGSPGPLDRARGVVIVTPNLGWRDFPLRDEVASRVNLPATLDNDANCATLGEWWCGAAKGGRNVVGLTIGTGIGGGLILDGKLYHGASDAAGEIGHTTIDSTGRRCKCGNYGCLEAYTSGPAIAERAREVLEGDGDSMMPSMVDGDLSRITAQTVFEASKHGDRVALDVVRDTAHFLGVGISNLINIFNPDTFVIAGGVTQAGDLLFDPLRAEVRRRAFKPSVDACRIVPGSLPLSAGVVGAVATFRAQTLGDL, via the coding sequence GTGACAGTCAGAGAGCAGTTCATAGTCGGCATAGATCTTGGCGGGACCAACATCGCCGCCGGCGCGATGCCCACGGACGGAACGCGCGAGATCGCGATGAGGATGGTCCCGACGCGCGCGGAAGAAGGCGCCACCGCGGTGGTGGACCGGATCGCCTCGCTGATCGAGGACGTGATCGCCCAGACGCGCGCCGAGACCGGCGCCGACCGCAGCGATATTCTCGGGGTGGGCATTGGCTCCCCGGGCCCGCTCGACCGGGCCCGGGGAGTCGTCATCGTCACACCAAACCTTGGCTGGCGTGATTTCCCGCTGCGTGACGAAGTCGCCAGCCGCGTCAACCTCCCTGCCACGCTCGACAACGACGCCAACTGCGCGACCCTCGGCGAATGGTGGTGCGGAGCGGCGAAGGGAGGACGCAATGTCGTCGGTCTCACGATCGGAACGGGAATCGGAGGCGGGCTGATTCTCGATGGCAAGCTGTATCACGGCGCGTCCGACGCCGCCGGCGAGATCGGGCACACGACCATTGACAGCACCGGCCGCCGATGCAAGTGCGGCAACTACGGTTGCCTCGAGGCCTACACCTCCGGCCCCGCGATCGCCGAGCGCGCGCGGGAAGTGCTCGAGGGCGACGGCGATTCGATGATGCCATCAATGGTGGATGGCGACTTGAGCCGCATCACGGCGCAGACAGTCTTCGAAGCGTCGAAGCACGGTGACCGTGTCGCGCTGGACGTCGTGCGCGACACCGCCCACTTCCTCGGCGTGGGTATCTCGAACCTGATCAACATCTTCAACCCCGATACGTTCGTGATCGCGGGCGGAGTGACTCAGGCGGGCGATCTGTTGTTCGATCCACTGCGCGCCGAGGTGCGGAGGCGCGCGTTCAAGCCGTCGGTAGACGCGTGCCGCATCGTTCCGGGCTCACTTCCATTGTCAGCCGGCGTCGTCGGCGCGGTGGCGACGTTCAGGGCTCAGACGCTCGGAGATCTATAA
- the ftsE gene encoding cell division ATP-binding protein FtsE gives MIRLHDVAKEYTRTRVALSHVTFQVKRGEFVFLIGPSGSGKTTILKLLYMEEKPTHGDVWVNGVHATSAKRKEISQLRRKLGIIFQDFRLLEDRTAEQNVAFALEVTGAPAATIPARVSRVMTQVGLASKATQLPRQLSGGEQQRVAIARSLVNDPYFLLADEPTGNLDERATRGIFQLLRDINSSGTSVIMATHDLEIVRKADEARTIELNHGRLVFDSSETPPPETRYTPLIGQPAIGGPNEGNWPAPPKEQS, from the coding sequence ATGATCCGACTCCACGATGTCGCCAAGGAGTACACGCGAACCCGTGTAGCCCTCAGTCATGTGACCTTCCAGGTGAAGAGAGGCGAGTTCGTCTTCCTGATCGGGCCAAGCGGCTCCGGCAAGACGACGATCCTCAAGCTTCTGTACATGGAGGAGAAGCCGACGCATGGCGACGTGTGGGTGAATGGCGTCCACGCCACATCGGCAAAGCGGAAGGAGATCTCGCAGCTTCGCCGCAAGCTAGGAATCATCTTTCAGGATTTCCGTCTTCTCGAGGACAGAACGGCGGAGCAGAACGTGGCGTTCGCGCTGGAGGTTACCGGCGCGCCGGCGGCGACGATTCCGGCGCGCGTATCCCGCGTGATGACGCAGGTCGGTCTCGCTTCCAAGGCGACGCAGCTTCCACGGCAGCTGTCCGGAGGCGAGCAGCAGCGTGTGGCGATCGCGCGCTCTCTCGTGAACGATCCCTACTTTCTTCTCGCCGACGAGCCGACCGGTAATCTCGACGAGCGTGCGACGCGGGGCATCTTTCAGCTTCTGCGCGACATCAACTCGTCGGGCACGTCAGTGATCATGGCGACGCACGATCTGGAGATCGTGCGCAAGGCCGACGAAGCGCGCACGATCGAGCTCAATCACGGCCGCCTCGTGTTCGATTCCTCCGAGACGCCTCCGCCCGAGACGCGCTACACGCCACTGATCGGACAGCCGGCGATCGGCGGGCCGAACGAAGGTAACTGGCCGGCTCCCCCGAAGGAGCAGTCCTAG